Proteins from a single region of Eremothecium gossypii ATCC 10895 chromosome VI, complete sequence:
- the RAD1 gene encoding ssDNA endodeoxyribonuclease RAD1 (Syntenic homolog of Saccharomyces cerevisiae YPL022W (RAD1)): protein MSLFVTDDSDEELQQELTILGDQQTYDEAAEGQGPGAQEATEEELYPLMAKKDDTERPEFTDIQPVDIQLSVALPFQQIIVENTLISEDCLLIMAMGLGTIQVVSNLLHVLATPVRIKNSDKRSLVLLLNASDDDNRRMEDELMELSWLAADATDRPFVIINSDSHSIAQRTEVYSSGGIISVTSRILIVDMLSGIIHPNVVTGLFIMHADLLTNYSTESFIVDIYREHNRWGFIKAVTESPESLVTDFSPLLRKMRDLKLRRILLWPRFHADVSSSLHAQKNNTVVEIKVSLTDSMEKIHYGLLECLKKCINELVRKVPELAKESWSIENALDAHFMKSIHAELQPRWHRISYESKQLVKDISTLRKLLHALVSYDAVDFYELIRVILDANKPSISRKYSESPWLLAAESQLVISYSKKRVYHDDEYELEEQPKWEQLISLLDDISYERMAKPHTYTGPTVIICSDERTRQQLGRILSYYNSKEGNRKMMIRKLQSYIRHRDQVQSTAKEIQEQHESRELQVSRAFAREEVISKRRRTRGASAVAAVTKLHTASGTGHDIDGKISIEALEQERERLLDPDDAFNTFESFGDIDTHAEAYDLYDEQYLDDVAPSITREDWQKRAGNYEYVHPYDQVYLACYYHKDTESLLYELLPSFVIMYEPNLSFIRQVEVYRATHTNKYIKIYFMYYGESVEEQAHLLNIKKEREAFTKLIRENAQLAQHFEAPEDISRYKNLAQRRMQLIRQKNTRIAGGQAAIAVQTDDIVIVDIREFRAPLPGLLYRYGVKVLPCMLTVGDYIITPKICIERKSIADLIGSFKNGRLQKQCREMAKYYELPTLLLEFDDSESFSLEPFGERGYTTTTSSTIHPISNKLMQEEIQLELAKLVLRFPNLKIIWSSSPLQTVNIILDLKSGREQPNPSVAVEAGKSIKKTDSNGNSKIETKQFHELSTVPGLSSIDYYNLKRRYRTYKSLKRATIEDILHVVVDRDLAERIVTHIQRESELQQYEEDGRNEV, encoded by the coding sequence ATGTCGCTGTTTGTTACCGATGATTCGGATGAGGAGCTTCAACAGGAACTTACGATACTGGGGGACCAGCAGACTTATGATGAAGCAGCAGAGGGGCAAGGCCCAGGGGCACAAGAGGCGACAGAAGAAGAACTTTACCCGCTGATGGCCAAAAAAGACGATACAGAGAGGCCCGAATTTACTGATATTCAGCCTGTTGATATTCAGCTCTCTGTGGCTCTTCCTTTCCAGCAAATCATTGTAGAAAATACCTTGATCTCAGAAGACTGCCTGCTCATCATGGCGATGGGACTGGGAACGATACAAGTGGTCTCGAACTTGCTGCATGTTCTCGCGACGCCGGTGCGAATCAAAAATAGTGACAAGAGGTCGCTTGTTTTGCTTCTGAATGCATCAGATGACGACAATCGGCGGATGGAGGATGAGCTGATGGAGCTTTCGTGGTTAGCGGCTGATGCGACGGATCGGCCCTTTGTTATCATCAACAGCGACTCGCATAGCATAGCTCAGCGCACAGAGGTATATTCCAGTGGTGGGATAATTTCTGTAACGTCGAGGATCCTTATTGTCGATATGCTGTCTGGAATTATCCATCCTAACGTCGTGACTGGCTTATTTATCATGCATGCTGATCTTTTAACGAACTACTCTACTGAATCTTTCATTGTGGACATTTACCGGGAACATAACCGTTGGGGGTTTATAAAGGCTGTTACCGAGTCACCTGAATCACTGGTAACCGACTTTTCTCCTCTGCTTCGGAAGATGAGGGACCTGAAACTTCGACGCATTCTACTATGGCCACGCTTTCATGCAGATGTTTCTTCATCTCTTCATGCGCAGAAGAATAACACCGTCGTGGAGATTAAGGTGTCACTCACAGACTCCATGGAGAAAATCCACTACGGCCTACTAGAATGCCTAAAGAAATGCATCAATGAGCTGGTGAGAAAGGTACCAGAATTGGCCAAAGAATCCTGGTCTATTGAAAACGCCTTGGATGCACATTTTATGAAATCGATACATGCTGAACTACAGCCCAGGTGGCATCGAATTTCGTACGAATCAAAACAACTTGTTAAGGATATATCCACGTTGCGAAAACTCCTGCATGCATTGGTTAGTTATGACGCAGTAGACTTCTATGAACTTATTAGGGTCATACTGGATGCAAATAAACCATCAATTTCGCGAAAATATTCCGAGTCGCCATGGCTGTTAGCCGCGGAGTCACAGTTGGTCATATCCTATTCTAAAAAACGGGTCTATCATGATGATGAATACGAGCTTGAGGAACAGCCGAAGTGGGAACAACTGATCTCTCTTCTTGATGATATTTCTTATGAGCGAATGGCGAAACCCCACACTTACACTGGGCCTACTGTGATTATATGCTCCGATGAGCGAACGAGGCAGCAACTGGGGAGAATTCTTAGCTATTACAACTCCAAAGAAGGAAACAGAAAGATGATGATTCGGAAACTGCAAAGTTACATTAGGCATAGAGATCAGGTGCAAAGCACGGCAAAGGAAATACAAGAGCAACATGAATCGCGAGAACTGCAGGTTTCTAGGGCCTTCGCCAGAGAGGAGGTAATCTCAAAACGACGGAGAACTCGTGGTGCTTCAGCTGTTGCCGCTGTGACAAAGCTTCATACTGCATCCGGTACAGGTCATGATATAGATGGGAAAATATCCATTGAAGCCTTGGAACAAGAACGCGAACGCTTACTAGATCCTGATGACGCTTTCAACACCTTTGAATCATTTGGGGATATTGATACCCATGCAGAAGCTTATGACTTATATGACGAACAATATTTAGATGATGTTGCTCCTTCTATCACAAGGGAAGACTGGCAGAAGAGAGCTGGAAACTACGAATACGTGCACCCATATGACCAAGTATATCTGGCATGTTATTACCACAAAGACACTGAGTCTCTACTATATGAGCTTCTACCATCGTTTGTCATAATGTATGAACCAAATCTCTCTTTCATAAGACAAGTTGAGGTTTATAGGGCAACTCATACCAATAAATACATCAAAATCTATTTCATGTATTATGGTGAAAGTGTCGAAGAACAAGCACATTTATTGAATATAAAGAAGGAGAGAGAGGCATTCACCAAGTTAATCCGAGAAAATGCACAACTTGCACAGCATTTTGAAGCGCCTGAAGATATATCTCGTTACAAAAACTTGGCACAGAGGAGAATGCAGCTTATCAGACAAAAGAACACACGGATAGCAGGAGGGCAAGCTGCAATAGCAGTACAAACTGATGATATTGTCATTGTTGATATAAGAGAATTTCGAGCACCGCTACCTGGCTTGCTGTATCGCTATGGTGTCAAAGTGCTTCCGTGTATGTTAACTGTCGGTGACTATATTATTACTCCTAAAATATGCATTGAACGGAAATCTATCGCTGACCTGATCGGTAGTTTTAAGAACGGAAGATTGCAGAAGCAATGCAGAGAAATGGCTAAGTATTACGAACTGCCTACTTTACTACTGGAATTCGATGATAGTGAGTCGTTTTCCCTCGAACCTTTCGGCGAACGGGGCTACACTACCACCACATCATCTACAATTCATCCAATTAGTAACAAGTTAATGCAGGAAGAGATTCAACTAGAGTTGGCGAAATTGGTCTTGCGTTTTCCCAATTTAAAGATCATTTGGTCTTCTTCGCCTCTACAAACTGTGAATATCATACTAGACCTGAAGTCAGGTAGGGAGCAACCCAACCCTTCGGTCGCAGTAGAGGCTGGCAAATCCATTAAAAAGACCGATTCGAATGGGAACTCTAAAATTGAAACTAAGCAATTTCATGAACTCTCGACAGTTCCTGGTCTTTCCAGTATTGACTATTATAACCTTAAGAGAAGGTATCGAACTTACAAATCTCTGAAAAGGGCGACTATTGAAGATATATTACATGTTGTTGTCGACAGAGATCTGGCGGAGCGCATTGTTACTCATATCCAAAGAGAATCTGAGCTGCAACAATATGAGGAGGATGGGAGGAATGAGGTATGA
- the RMI1 gene encoding Rmi1p (Syntenic homolog of Saccharomyces cerevisiae YPL024W (RMI1)), whose protein sequence is MGSGVTVLSADITQLTEEQVNAGPDGAVGTLLKEAYQSAVWGGEGREQQRCQAVNRKLLFQVCMVENVSRSRLAQVDEYHVRLAPRKQMVDRVGAGKELVSSVDVDSDSNQPAADERQAPAVYKLTLQDKSGGLFYAMNVEAIGALKTVMLGAKLVILPGAVFNRGIFLLTASTVRLLFGLIPSWNGGKEHKVCAYLECLLEEERVATGSGKRKR, encoded by the coding sequence ATGGGTTCTGGCGTTACGGTACTGAGTGCGGATATCACACAGCTCACCGAGGAGCAGGTGAATGCAGGGCCAGACGGAGCTGTGGGTACACTTTTGAAAGAAGCGTATCAGAGCGCAGTATGGGGAGGTGAGGGACGAGAGCAGCAACGCTGCCAAGCGGTCAACCGCAAGCTGCTCTTCCAGGTTTGCATGGTGGAAAATGTGTCGCGGTCGCGACTGGCACAGGTCGACGAGTACCACGTACGATTGGCGCCGCGTAAGCAGATGGTTGACCGCGTGGGGGCCGGTAAGGAACTGGTCAGCTCTGTGGACGTGGACAGCGACAGCAACCAGCCGGCTGCAGATGAGCGGCAGGCACCGGCGGTGTACAAGCTGACTCTGCAGGACAAGAGCGGCGGCCTATTCTATGCGATGAATGTGGAAGCGATTGGCGCGCTTAAGACGGTGATGCTCGGGGCGAAACTGGTGATCCTCCCGGGCGCCGTGTTCAACAGAGGGATATTCCTGCTGACGGCGTCGACCGTCCGCCTACTGTTCGGCCTCATTCCGTCGTGGAACGGCGGCAAGGAGCACAAGGTGTGTGCGTACCTGGAGTGTCTGCTCGAGGAGGAGCGGGTGGCTACGGGATCGGGAAAGCGCAAAAGGTAG
- the MNN10 gene encoding alpha-1,6-mannosyltransferase (Syntenic homolog of Saccharomyces cerevisiae YDR245W (MNN10)) has protein sequence MSSSMPFVHPVAERKNYDSRSGISVSRLHPWFARYKRWGLVAFTLLFGLYWLGFDTLWRKDPKIVLILAANEGGGVLRWKSEQEWEIERISTRNKLAYVKRHGYGLAIKDLTVAKRYTHEYREGWQKVDILKQTMREYPNAEWIWWLDSSTLIMEPDRSLEAHIFNRLDSLVDRTLESFNALKLPVDVPYVDYSQPMDLLITQDCGGFNLGSFFIRNSEWSALLLDVWWDPAAYEQKHMLWEHREQDALEALYANEPWIRERVGFLPLRAINSFPTGACSDFSDEPRYFYSEKDRDFLVNMAGCSYGRDCWQEMKHYTALLEKLNRRWYSFLF, from the coding sequence ATGAGCTCGAGTATGCCGTTCGTGCACCCTGTGGCCGAGCGCAAGAACTACGACAGTAGGAGCGGGATTTCTGTTTCCCGACTGCACCCGTGGTTCGCCAGGTACAAGCGGTGGGGGCTCGTCGCATTCACGCTGCTGTTTGGGCTGTACTGGTTGGGCTTCGACACGCTGTGGCGCAAGGACCCGAAAATCGTGCTGATTCTCGCGGCAAACGAGGGTGGCGGCGTGTTGCGCTGGAAGAGCGAACAGGAGTGGGAGATTGAGCGCATCTCCACGCGCAACAAGCTGGCATACGTGAAGCGCCACGGGTACGGGCTCGCGATCAAGGACCTGACCGTGGCCAAGCGGTACACGCATGAGTACCGCGAGGGCTGGCAGAAGGTGGACATACTGAAGCAGACCATGCGCGAGTACCCGAACGCGGAGTGGATCTGGTGGCTCGACAGCAGCACGCTGATCATGGAGCCGGACCGCAGCCTGGAGGCCCACATATTCAACCGCCTCGACAGCCTTGTGGATCGCACGCTCGAGAGCTTCAACGCGCTCAAGCTACCCGTCGACGTTCCCTACGTCGACTACTCCCAGCCCATGGACCTGTTGATCACCCAGGACTGCGGCGGCTTCAACCTCGGCTCCTTCTTCATCCGCAACAGCGAATGgagcgcgctgctgctcgacgTCTGGTGGGACCCTGCCGCCTACGAGCAGAAACACATGTTGTGGGAGCATCGCGAGCAGGACGCCCTGGAGGCTCTGTACGCCAACGAACCGTGGATCCGCGAGCGGGTGGGCTTCCTACCCCTGCGCGCCATCAACTCCTTCCCCACGGGCGCCTGTTCCGACTTCAGCGACGAGCCCCGCTATTTCTACAGCGAGAAGGACCGCGACTTCCTGGTCAACATGGCCGGCTGCAGCTACGGCCGCGATTGCTGGCAGGAAATGAAACACTACACCGCCCTGCTCGAGAAGTTGAACCGCAGATGGTACTCGTTTCTGTTCTAG
- the MET12 gene encoding methylenetetrahydrofolate reductase (NAD(P)H) MET12 (Syntenic homolog of Saccharomyces cerevisiae YPL023C (MET12)) codes for MSKIDVKYSELNRPSLSLEFFPPKTDSGKSNLLARIERMSAMDPLFITVTWGAGGSTAEKTLELAALAQRELNIPVCMHLTCTNMDRTILDKALMRAKEAGIRNILALRGDMPLAADEEEHVDGGFLYAIDLVRYIKMQYGDYFCIGVAAYPDGHCEGEADGMEQDPMRDLPYLKEKVEAGASFVITQLFYDVEKFLAFEELFRREISETIPVFPGLMPINSFMLFNRAAKLSHASIPSHILDRFPHHIRHDDLKVKEIGVEIMVEIVNKVWERTSGRIKCFHFYTLNLEKSIAQIVTQSPVLSRIIDEDSEVEDSSGDVVVEDANASEADDLSYKKRRRQSSMQGEPESGMVMLDGPRRFSVRGAVPSRKVVISISKGSGTLGRDATWDEFPNGRFGDSRSPAYGEIDGYGPSLKVSNKKAYQIWGYPSTLNDIKSLFIGYLEGSIEALPWCDLGLSPETALIQEELIGLNQRGFLTLASQPATNSTPSADKIFGWGPPGGVVYQKAFVELFVEKARWEAELKPRLEGPDSKFSYYFGDSAGSFASNMAPESSSVVTWGVFPNSQILQTTIIEEESFKAWRDEAFSIWLSWSKLFPRNSPHNAFLRGIHRDYCLVSIVHHDFSSVDELWETLLR; via the coding sequence ATGTCAAAAATCGATGTCAAGTATTCAGAGCTGAACCGGCCTTCGCTGTCACTGGAGTTCTTCCCTCCCAAAACTGACTCCGGTAAGAGTAACCTGTTGGCGAGAATCGAACGCATGAGTGCAATGGATCCACTATTCATAACTGTAACATGGGGTGCAGGCGGTTCTACGGCAGAGAAGACATTAGAACTTGCGGCGCTGGCACAACGCGAGCTAAATATTCCTGTGTGTATGCACCTGACATGCACGAATATGGACAGAACGATACTGGACAAGGCCCTAATGCGAGCTAAAGAGGCGGGAATCCGTAACATCCTGGCACTACGAGGTGACATGCCGCTTGCCGCAGACGAAGAGGAGCATGTTGACGGGGGGTTCCTCTACGCAATCGATTTGGTTCGTTATATCAAGATGCAGTACGGTGACTACTTCTGTATTGGAGTCGCAGCGTATCCCGATGGCCACTGCGAGGGGGAGGCAGACGGCATGGAGCAGGATCCGATGCGCGACTTACCTTATTTAAAGGAAAAGGTGGAAGCAGGGGCCAGTTTTGTGATTACACAGCTGTTTTATGATGTGGAGAAGTTCCTGGCCTTTGAGGAGCTTTTCCGTAGGGAGATCTCCGAAACGATTCCTGTTTTCCCTGGTCTGATGCCGATCAATTCATTTATGTTATTCAATCGAGCTGCGAAGCTCTCCCACGCCTCGATTCCTTCGCATATCCTGGACAGATTTCCACATCATATCCGGCATGATGATCTGAAGGTGAAGGAGATCGGGGTCGAGATAATGGTGGAAATAGTGAATAAAGTCTGGGAAAGGACCTCGGGGCGCATCAAGTGCTTCCACTTCTACACATTAAACCTGGAGAAGTCCATTGCACAGATAGTTACGCAATCACCTGTTTTGTCCAGGATAATCGATGAAGACTCAGAAGTAGAGGATTCCAGCGGGGATGTCGTCGTGGAGGATGCGAACGCATCTGAAGCAGATGATCTAAGTTACAAAAAGCGGAGAAGGCAGTCTAGCATGCAAGGCGAACCGGAGTCCGGAATGGTGATGCTGGATGGCCCCCGTAGATTTAGTGTCCGGGGGGCTGTTCCATCGCGCAAGGTCGTGATTTCAATTTCGAAGGGCTCGGGTACTTTGGGGCGCGATGCAACCTGGGACGAGTTCCCAAACGGTCGCTTTGGTGACTCCCGGTCTCCTGCCTACGGTGAAATAGACGGCTATGGCCCCTCCCTAAAAGTGAGCAATAAGAAGGCATACCAAATATGGGGTTATCCAAGCACACTAAATGACATTAAGTCTCTCTTTATTGGGTATCTCGAGGGTTCAATCGAGGCACTGCCGTGGTGCGACCTCGGCCTGTCGCCAGAAACCGCCCTCATACAAGAAGAACTGATTGGGCTCAACCAGCGCGGTTTTCTCACGCTGGCATCGCAGCCTGCCACCAATTCAACTCCAAGTGCAGACAAGATATTCGGCTGGGGACCGCCTGGCGGGGTCgtctaccagaaagcatTTGTGGAACTGTTTGTGGAAAAGGCCAGGTGGGAGGCGGAACTGAAGCCGCGGCTTGAGGGCCCCGACAGCAAGTTCAGCTACTACTTTGGCGACAGCGCCGGTAGCTTTGCCTCAAACATGGCCCCCGAAAGCTCAAGCGTAGTCACATGGGGCGTTTTCCCAAACTCACAGATTCTCCAGACCACCATCATTGAGGAGGAATCATTCAAGGCCTGGCGTGACGAGGCATTCAGTATCTGGCTCTCCTGGAGCAAGCTCTTTCCCCGCAATTCCCCGCACAACGCTTTCCTCAGAGGCATCCACAGAGACTACTGCCTAGTGTCCATTGTTCATCATGACTTCTCCAGCGTCGACGAGCTATGGGAGACGTTGCTACGCTGA
- the SWI1 gene encoding Swi1p (Syntenic homolog of Saccharomyces cerevisiae YPL016W (SWI1)): MEEQFMFGEEQQQQAGGRKEEYVGFFENGAGVEDGGSRGMSNITPQAILVRSSLSNVNSPAFGGPRADGTPDGGPGSKRGESSNAETSHYNGAASMSMSPAMFTPMGAGGSGGLQRLPNSTPGAAPSPQQILSQRATPQAAYGDLQDEVKVGGSEAAFGDRALFGAMGGRAPEDGDEGPQLGAGVAPMVTPHLPMEPSQPHALPQQAPTPHQPQQPAQKRMHMLQQLHEEQKNYSYVDRQPSIMQQQPHMMQQLPQQRPRMQQLPLQGQSETPKPAGSSPMVVPVNHRQLLQNLDPSIQKRVSQDLNSKQYELFVKSFMEHCKRCNIPFNPNPEIGGTRVNLFILYMLVQRMGGADNITRLQQWRGLAEKLQVYAENGDEELSKYYYATLTSYEKYLMTPDGIKETQSKRLLLQQCLQDTLRVLQQERLNKQAQQSPAVQQVQPPQPPPTHQPHQSQNPGRAPFTGQPQIQRPLQLTPIVQQMIPPHHPSQLQSLSDAQRAKQLKPRKPRVKKKSKKEQEEEKRQQESMQRMREIQLEKQRREQKIMLEEQLREQQELLRRRKEEQMRKLPKVYKRSFARSYVPIRRPIESQNGYDIKALAQLGEKIDAVKPIFLFAPELGTINLHAITMSLQSENNCEINTALNTLLVTSADNILKVPLRDTPELLDTLCILACEKLHKLYKGDFHRKVTQDGVQKEYVVDDLLLKAQESLNPIDQTMDQILQIYRKQYDEGEKNVTVKVDSLTGIDISQFPITPTESPLDVGPDEEDLTPVKFEPPKLKRWSYIIEPMRLQGMRKDDELSVVPYVAALRMVKDEVDTLFTKCHKRGSEDPQVLLVDQIATISMIIRNLSFDDSNATIMANNIYVNRYIFELLWVLFTQMKKFVLHRKVLNLKKDTIIILSNLSHLLKLDNVIDGCLLLFLVLSFVEPSPSKGDGCGLPYASYVAKVEKYRCYGVDVISKIMSLGYPNRTYISSILLSRFEEETTEAKVCTQLLRRYNGQHKCKLFNDIFSMVASTIPLKHLNQMPNLVEESVAVILQALTASIALLKFINPTEEFPFTERNLPYMWLTAEDGFGPSIRRLGEALSSMGSQNPNLKHLRPIFNLIGPKCVELVRLLVEKSMQIASFEPTQEKRLEVAKGIMSIANLFPTEATAITIMMNPASDSGMAFEMGRLYHLKKEILSKYRY, translated from the coding sequence ATGGAGGAACAATTTATGTTCGGCGAAgagcaacagcagcaggcgggGGGCCGGAAGGAGGAGTACGTGGGGTTTTTCGAGAACGGCGCGGGCGTTGAAGACGGGGGGTCGAGGGGGATGTCGAACATCACGCCGCAGGCGATCCTGGTGCGATCGTCGCTGTCGAACGTGAACTCGCCGGCGTTCGGCGGCCCGCGCGCGGATGGGACGCCGGACGGGGGGCCTGGGAGCAAGCGCGGAGAGAGTAGCAACGCGGAGACGAGCCACTACAACGGCGCAGCGTCGATGTCGATGTCGCCGGCGATGTTCACGCCGatgggcgcgggcggcagcggcgggctgcagcggctgccGAACTCGACGcccggcgcggcgccgtcGCCGCAGCAGATCCTGTCACAGCGGGCGACGCCGCAGGCCGCGTACGGCGACCTGCAGGACGAGGTGAAGGTAGGAGGGTCCGAGGCGGCCTTTGGCGATCGGGCGTTGTTCGGGGCGAtgggcgggcgcgcgccggaGGATGGCGACGAGGGCCCACAACTTGGTGCCGGGGTGGCGCCCATGGTGACGCCGCACCTTCCGATGGAACCCTCGCAGCCGCACGCGCTGCCACAGCAGGCCCCCACTCCGCACCAGCCACAGCAGCCGGCCCAGAAGCGAATGCACATGCTCCAACAGCTGCACGAAGAGCAGAAGAACTATTCTTACGTGGACCGCCAACCGTCAATTATGCAACAGCAGCCACACATGATGCAGCAACTGCCGCAACAACGGCCTCGGATGCAGCAACTGCCGTTGCAGGGCCAGTCCGAGACGCCGAAGCCCGCAGGCAGTTCTCCAATGGTGGTGCCCGTCAACCATAGGCAGCTGTTGCAGAACCTCGACCCCAGCATCCAGAAAAGAGTATCACAGGATCTGAACAGCAAGCAGTATGAACTATTTGTGAAGTCTTTCATGGAACATTGTAAGCGGTGTAATATTCCGTTTAACCCCAACCCTGAGATAGGCGGGACGCGGGTGAACTTATTCATTTTATACATGTTGGTACAAAGAATGGGCGGGGCAGATAATATCACGAGGCTGCAGCAATGGCGCGGCTTGGCAGAAAAACTACAAGTTTACGCCGAAAACGGGGATGAGGAGCTTTCGAAGTACTACTACGCCACATTGACATCATATGAGAAGTACCTCATGACCCCAGATGGTATCAAGGAAACACAGTCAAAACggctgctcctgcagcagtGCTTACAGGATACGCTTCGCGTATTACAGCAAGAGCGGTTGAATAAGCAGGCACAACAGTCACCAGCAGTCCAACAAGtccagccgccgcagccacCTCCAACCCATCAGCCTCATCAGTCACAGAACCCAGGTAGGGCACCATTCACAGGTCAACCACAGATACAGCGGCCACTGCAACTTACGCCTATTGTGCAGCAAATGATACCTCCGCATCACCCATCACAGTTACAGTCTCTTAGCGATGCTCAGCGGGCAAAGCAACTCAAACCCAGGAAACCGCGCGTGAAGAAGAAGTCGAAAAAGGAGCAAGAAGAGGAAAAACGTCAGCAGGAAAGTATGCAGCGGATGCGAGAGATACAACTAGAAAAGCAGAGGAGAGAGCAGAAAATTATGCTGGAAGAACAGCTTAGGGAGCAGCAAGAGTTGCTTCGGCGCCGGAAGGAGGAACAGATGCGAAAGCTTCCGAAAGTTTATAAACGGTCGTTCGCCAGAAGCTACGTTCCAATAAGACGGCCCATTGAAAGCCAAAATGGGTACGACATTAAAGCGCTGGCACAGCTGGGCGAGAAAATCGATGCTGTGAAGCCAATATTTCTTTTTGCGCCTGAGTTGGGAACTATAAACCTTCACGCAATCACAATGTCATTACAGTCGGAAAATAACTGTGAAATAAACACGGCTTTAAACACTCTATTAGTGACCAGCGCAGACAACATTTTGAAGGTCCCTCTCAGAGATACACCGGAGTTACTAGACACGCTCTGCATTCTGGCGTGTGAAAAGTTACACAAATTATACAAGGGCGATTTCCACAGAAAGGTCACACAAGACGGTGTCCAAAAGGAATATGTTGTTGATGATTTGCTCTTGAAGGCTCAGGAGTCATTGAATCCGATAGATCAGACTATGGACCAGATATTACAGATATACAGGAAGCAATATGATGAAGGTGAAAAAAATGTGACAGTGAAGGTAGATTCCCTTACGGGGATAGACATTTCGCAATTCCCGATTACTCCCACGGAGTCGCCGTTAGATGTTGGGCCAGATGAAGAAGATCTGACTCCGGTAAAGTTTGAGCCTCCAAAGCTAAAACGCTGGAGCTATATAATTGAGCCCATGCGGTTACAAGGTATGAGGAAGGATGACGAATTATCCGTGGTACCATATGTTGCTGCTTTGCGTATGGTTAAGGACGAGGTTGATACCTTGTTCACAAAGTGCCATAAGCGAGGCTCTGAAGACCCACAAGTCTTACTTGTCGACCAAATTGCCACAATATCAATGATAATACGGAACCTATCATTTGATGATTCAAATGCCACCATAATGGCAAATAATATTTATGTGAACAGGTATATCTTTGAACTACTATGGGTCCTGTTTACTCAAATGAAAAAATTCGTCTTGCATAGGAAAGTTTTGAATTTGAAGAAAGATACTATCATCATATTATCCAATTTATCACATCTTTTGAAACTTGATAACGTAATAGACGGATGTTTGTTGCTCTTTTTGGTTTTGAGCTTTGTTGAACCATCACCCTCAAAGGGTGACGGCTGTGGTCTCCCTTATGCTTCTTATGTCGCAAAAGTAGAGAAATACAGATGTTATGGCGTGGACGTTATTTCAAAGATTATGTCACTCGGGTATCCGAATCGGACATATATTAGCTCGATATTGTTGTCGAGATTCGAAGAGGAGACCACTGAAGCAAAAGTGTGCACTCAGCTTCTCCGCCGCTATAACGGCCAGCACAAGTGCAAACTTTTCAACGATATATTTTCGATGGTTGCTTCGACTATACCCCTCAAACACCTGAACCAGATGCCTAATTTGGTTGAAGAATCGGTAGCTGTAATATTACAGGCTCTGACAGCATCAATTGCGTTGTTGAAGTTTATAAACCCCACAGAAGAATTCCCTTTCACTGAGCGAAATCTTCCATATATGTGGCTAACGGCAGAGGATGGGTTTGGACCAAGCATCAGGAGGTTGGGCGAGGCACTTTCTAGTATGGGCTCGCAAAATCCAAACTTGAAACACTTGCGTCCCATCTTTAATTTGATTGGCCCGAAATGTGTTGAATTGGTAAGGCTCTTGGTGGAAAAGAGTATGCAAATTGCCTCATTTGAACCTACCCAAGAGAAGCGGCTGGAGGTCGCGAAGGGTATAATGAGTATTGCTAATTTATTTCCGACTGAGGCAACCGCAATCACAATCATGATGAATCCAGCCAGTGATTCTGGCATGGCGTTTGAAATGGGACGCTTGTATCATTTGAAAAAGGAGATTTTATCCAAGTACCGGTATTAA